One window of the Mercenaria mercenaria strain notata unplaced genomic scaffold, MADL_Memer_1 contig_3898, whole genome shotgun sequence genome contains the following:
- the LOC128553502 gene encoding uncharacterized protein LOC128553502 — MQGKSKKNICKSVWVCKTFGQIVVGTKKNHLFAGVKKCKYCKKIVEQSHDCYIPKYTSPEKEEPPDVPFIFYDFECRFDTGEHIPNFCVAQRACGDCIRKPLSECCMRCDEEREVIFRGDHTLSSFCTWLFNPKHKGATAIAHNAQGYDAQFILRYLVTHGTVKPKLIMNGSKIIMMEAHGVRLIHSMSFISMPLASFPKTFGLTEMAKGWFPFRANTHEFQEYIGPYLPLEYYKPGSMKPESQEHFLKWYNEKIKNEEVFDFQKEMEKYCRSDVDILRRGCGEFRYQLMSSDQIDPFLEACTLAQACNKAWRKNSMPENSFGNISDAGYPNKTRYAIKAIRWIQGIAYKHDTKIQHALNGGEQQIGPYFVDGFDKETKTMYEFLGCWTHGCKECYPKETKNPYSMQTMETLYKNTFERFVVLQQQGYNIRYIWEYQFNNSYKIDLVYKSLIDRFYPHLEPIEPRDALFGGRTNAVHLYHEVDETTNQEIKYADIYLLYPYVCKYKEYPLGHPIILSQEQIRFDDITKYKGLIKCKVLPAQNEWMPVLPLHCNKKMVFMLCRTCAEKECTFCSHGVDDRDLVGTWTSIELAKAIDKGYQVLEIYHIWHWDHWSSQV, encoded by the coding sequence ATGCaaggaaaaagtaaaaagaatattTGTAAATCTGTTTGGGTTTGTAAAACATTCGGTCAGATTGTAGTAGGCACAAAGAAAAATCATCTTTTTGCAggtgttaaaaaatgtaaatattgtaaaaagattgtTGAGCAAAGTCACGATTGTTATATCCCAAAATATACGTCCCCTGAAAAAGAGGAACCCCCAGATgtcccttttattttttatgattttgaatgCCGATTTGACACTGGAGAACATATCCCAAATTTCTGTGTTGCACAGCGGGCATGCGGTGATTGTATTAGAAAACCACTCAGTGAATGTTGCATGCGGTGCGATGAAGAGAGGGAAGTTATTTTTCGCGGTGATCATACATTATCTAGCTTTTGTACATGGTTATTTAACCCAAAACATAAAGGTGCAACGGCTATTGCCCATAATGCCCAGGGTTATGATGCACAATTTATTCTCAGGTATCTCGTTACACACGGTACAGTTAAACCAAAACTTATAATGAATGGAAGTAAGATTATCATGATGGAAGCTCATGGAGTTCGTTTAATCCATTCTATGAGCTTTATTAGTATGCCACTAGCATCATTCCCTAAAACATTTGGActtactgaaatggcaaaaggatGGTTTCCTTTTAGGGCTAACACACACGAATTTCAGGAATACATAGGTCCATACTTACCCTTAGAGTATTATAAACCTGGAAGTATGAAACCAGAATcacaagaacattttttaaaatggtaTAACGAGAAGATCAAAAATGAAGAGGTATTTGACTTTCAAAAAGAAATGGAGAAATATTGTAGATCAGATGTAGACATTTTAAGACGTGGGTGTGGTGAGTTTCGATACCAGTTAATGAGCAGTGATCAAATAGACCCCTTCCTTGAAGCATGTACCTTAGCACAAGCCTGTAACAAAGCCTGGCGAAAGAATTCTATGCCAGAAAACAGCTTTGGTAACATATCTGATGCAGGGTATCCAAACAAAACACGATACGCAATCAAAGCTATACGGTGGATACAAGGTATAGCGTATAAACATGATACAAAAATCCAGCATGCTTTGAATGGTGGTGAACAACAAATAGGTCCATACTTTGTCGATGGGTTTGACAAGGAAACAAAAACAATGTATGAGTTCTTAGGCTGTTGGACGCATGGATGTAAAGAATGTTATcccaaagaaacaaaaaatccgTATTCAATGCAAACAATGGAAACATTGTACAAAAACACTTTTGAACGATTTGTTGTTTTACAGCAACAAGGATACAATATTAGATATATTTGGGAATATCAGTTTAATAATTCATACAAAATTGATCTAGTATATAAGTCATTGATTGACAGGTTCTATCCACATTTAGAACCAATTGAACCCCGAGATGCACTATTCGGCGGAAGAACTAATGCAGTGCATTTGTATCATGAAGTAGACGAAACTACAAACCAGGAGATTAAATATGCTGACATTTATTTGCTCTATCCATACGTTTGTAAATATAAGGAATATCCGTTAGGACATCCCATCATATTAAGTCAGGAGCAAATCCGTTTTGAcgatataacaaaatataaaggaCTTATCAAGTGCAAGGTACTACCAGCTCAAAACGAATGGATGCCTGTATTACCTTTGCATTGCAACAAGAAAATGG